GAGCTTGGAAGAGCCTAGTAGTAGTGGTTTGTAGTATGTTGGTTTTATCTATCTAGTCTTTATTTCTATTACTTTGTAGGTCTTCTGTTCAAATCTACTACTATATgcatagtagtagtagtagttttctttttggcttGTTTTAGAGTTGTCATCTTAATTTGTTCAGTTTCACTATCTGGTACTATCTTTCATCTTTTAAGGTCCTATAAATCATTGTTATGCAACTATATGACTGCCTGCCTGAAAAATGATGGAATGTTAAGATAACACTTAATAGAGGAACCTCAATACCTGGCCCGGAGGCCGGAGGTGCATCGAGTGATGAAAATGCTCTAACTAGGCCAGATATTGCCTTCCTGGGTTTGGCCCAAAAGCCTGTCGAAACTCATGAAACAAAACAGAGAGGAAGTGATAAGATGGGAAGTACTGGACTTTTAGGCCCATTTTCAGGTCTAAGTCCAGAATGGGCCTCGTAAACCCTCTGTAGGTTTGGCCCAAGTCTGAGCCCATCTGCTTCTCCCGATGTGGCTTGTCCAGGCCCATTTAGGTACGACAAGCCTTTCCGGGAGATTGTTTGCACAAATTGTTATTCCAATAAGCAGAACCTGTCCGAACCGTCACTAACAAGGAAACATGGTTTAGACATTTTGCTTAAGAAGAGAGCGATCAcctctttctttcctttcctaATGTGATGTGTCTCTCTTCCCCATCGCTTACATAGACAGTACAGTATAGTTACAGCTATGCGTTAGGTCACACAAATCGGCACAATGAGCAATCCAGACAAATCTTAAATCCTTAAATGACATTAACTTACATCTAGAATGACGTTACACTACGAAGCATAAGAAACTTACATCTAAAAGAACATACTACTGACACCCCAATGTGGAAACAATAAGATAGAGACACCatcattttccttttctccGCTATTAAAACTAAATTCAATtgttccataaaaaaaaaaaaaactaaattcaatTGTTAAAAAAgtatgccaaaaaaaaaaaattacttctcGGATTCGCCTAAAAGCCTCCCAGCTTCCTCATCAGCCTGTGCTGCCTTTTTCTGCGCCTCCTTGGCCTTCAAGGCCTGCAATTTCGAGTGATTGTAGTATCCAACTCCCAAGAAGGCCAGTCCATACCCGACCAAATTGATGGGCGTCACAGTGTCCTTAATCACCGACCAAGAGAAGGCAATCAAAAGCCAATCCTTCACCACGCCGGCCACATTCATCGTCAACGCCGACGTCTTCCCGACAAGCAAGAACACAGCAAGATTCAGGGCAAAAGCACACAACGAATTGGTACCAAAGATCACAAAATCGAAATGGAAACTCATCGTCTCCCTCAAAACAGGGTACTCAACAAAGATCCATGGCAGAAACAGGAAGACCAGGCAACAAGGAGCAACGTAATACAAAGATGTGATCGGATTCAAGGTGATCCCTTTAGATGTAAGCAAGATTTGGATCATAACCAACCTTGTAGCCTCAAAAGCGACCGCACCCAGTTGCAGAATCACACCCCAAGTATCGAATCTGGCCTCACCATAAGCCGCAATGCCGACTCCGAGCGAGATTGAGACCATGTTCATCATGGTGTCACTCTTGAAAGTCTCCTTCTTGAAAAGGACTCCGATAGAGTACACGGCGACCGGCATCAAGGCCTTCAACATCTGAATGAATGAGACAGACAGATATATATAAGCCGAATTAGAGAGccagagagaaagagaatacAGAGCTCCGATGGGGACGACGGAGGAGAAGTAGAGATCCCAAGACATCGTGACCGGCTCGACCAATTTGAAGACCTTGATCAAGAGAACAGCTAGCGTTGCACAGAATGACATGTGGATCATGGTCAGCGAGATCGGAAATGGCCAATTGTACATCTTCTTGTCCAAGATGTACTTGTTGTAGACGATGACCGTGAAAGAGAGGCAGATCCAGATCCCGACATAGGTGTAGGAGAGCAAGATCTTCTTCAAGACGCCGTCGCTTAATGACCCACCCTTTCCCATTGTCGCCGCTGCGGAAGACAAAGGAGCTCtggtgagagagggagagagactaAAAGGTCTAAGCTCTGTGTTGTATTTGGAGCTCTGATGATAGAGGGAGAGAGACGAAACGGTCTAAACTCTTGTCacggtgagagagagagattgccAGATTGGAGAGAGTGGAGGGGTTTTGTTTGGTTATCTGATTTGGGACTTTCTTTGTCCGTTGTgtagttaaataattaaattcaagGAATAATTGGGCCTTAAATGGGCTCTTTGATATTATTTAATggattttcttaatttatttaataatttattaattttccaatAATGGATAGGTCAATTGCGAATTTGAGATTTGGTTGATAAATAAGATGATGAGGGCCTTAATTACTTTCTTTAATTGTGCCTCCGTATTAATCAACTAAACTTTTACTAATCTTAGTGTTTATTATGTAGTATGTACACTAGTCTTCAAAACTAAATACGTTTTGCTCCAACTAGTTTTCACTTTTCTAGATGGGCTTCGCCTAAGGGCCGGCCCATTAATGAGaattttagttgttttttttttcaaccgtTTACTACACAAATTGTCGATAAATCGATTGTGTCGGAGCATAAATCCCGAAACAAAAGACAAGATCAGTCACGTGGGGACGACTTCTAGTTAAGGTGATGGACATGTTAAGAGTATAGACGCCCACTAAGGTCAcaattttgttcaataactttCTTCTTCATAACAATACCTTCCAATCACTAAAAGTTGTCTTAAAACATTATACTACGAAATCTTCTTAGACTACTTCAACAAAAGTACCCTTCTAccttttcaaaacttttttttttcccttctcgtATTAGAAGGTTTTAATTTTAACATAACTAATAAAGACTCCTAATCTCATTTTAAATAATGTTTTTTGTTAATATGTTTGGaatgatttgtatttgattGAGACTCAAATTGGGTTGGTTTAGTTCAACTAGACATTCTTGCTTGAAATCCcaaattctattttattttacatgATTAATTTTTGTGGTGGAGCTATGAAAAATAGGCGGAGTTAATACTAACCAAGCATAAATACATagataaagcttcccacacctTTTATTGCATAAAATAATATGGTCCATGTATAGAATAGACACCGTTTTTTTTGCTCACAATCACATTGACTATTCTATATTTCTTTTCATATACAAAGATGGGGACTTCATGGTTTGCACATCAAATTtgggctcttttttttttttaaaaaaaaggttttatTGACCAACTCCACTTGCTCTCAACTCTCAATTCCCCACATTTGTTATTTCAGAGTTGAAAAAGTTGCTACGTGAATGACATCCAAACCA
This genomic window from Tripterygium wilfordii isolate XIE 37 chromosome 9, ASM1340144v1, whole genome shotgun sequence contains:
- the LOC120004781 gene encoding probable sugar phosphate/phosphate translocator At5g25400, translated to MGKGGSLSDGVLKKILLSYTYVGIWICLSFTVIVYNKYILDKKMYNWPFPISLTMIHMSFCATLAVLLIKVFKLVEPVTMSWDLYFSSVVPIGALYSLSLWLSNSAYIYLSVSFIQMLKALMPVAVYSIGVLFKKETFKSDTMMNMVSISLGVGIAAYGEARFDTWGVILQLGAVAFEATRLVMIQILLTSKGITLNPITSLYYVAPCCLVFLFLPWIFVEYPVLRETMSFHFDFVIFGTNSLCAFALNLAVFLLVGKTSALTMNVAGVVKDWLLIAFSWSVIKDTVTPINLVGYGLAFLGVGYYNHSKLQALKAKEAQKKAAQADEEAGRLLGESEK